ATGCGCGGTCGATTCGGCCGCGCCGGCTTGATAGTCGCGCGCCGGCTTGCGTTGCGGCGCAGCCGGAATCTCGGGCGGAGCGGCGGGCGTCAGGACGGGCGCAGGCGCCGGCGGCGCCGGCTCCAGCGCCTGCAATTGTCCCATCAGGCTGCGGCGCTGCGCCTCGGTCAATTCGGCGGCGGCGCCGGCGACCAGAGCGGCCGCGGCCTGTAGCTCGAGCCGGCGCTCCTCCGCCGTCGGGGCGGCGGGCGGCGTGGCGATGGCGATCATGGCCTCGCGCGGCGCTTCCGCCGTCGGCTCTCGGACCGGCGGCTCTTGGACCGGCGGCTCTTGGACCGGCGCCCGCGGCTTTGCCCTAACCTTGCCGGTCTTTTTCTTTTGCGCCGGAGCGGCGGCGGCCACGCGTGCGCCGTTCACGCGCGGCGCTTCCAGCAGCGAAACATCCGCATTCTCAGCCGGCGGCGGCTCCTCGACCACGAGTTTGGTCTCCGCCGCATCTCGCAAATGGGGCGGCCGCCGTTTGGCTCCGGCCGTTGAGCGGCGTCCTGCGGTCATGTCCTCGTCCTGTCGCCGCGGCGGCTTTCGCCCGGCCGCCTCTCGTCATCTTCCTTAGAGCATATCCCGCAGAGGTACGGAAAGCCGCTCCGGGCAGGAAATCCGTTCCTTCAATACTTAAGCGCGGCATAGCCGCGAGTGAAGGTCGGGCGCGACGGAAGGTCGGCCGCGAGCGCCGACGCGCGCCGTCTCGCCGCACTTATCAAAACCGCATTGTCGCTCTATGACGAAACGCGCCGCTGGAGCCCGCCCCTATGAGACGAATTTTCGCGCTTGCGCCGATCGCCCTGCTGCTCGCCGCGCCCACGCGCGCCGAGGACGCGTCGTCCTCTGTCGGCGCGACGATCGGCCGCTTCTTCGAGGGCGTCGGGCTGCGCAACGCGCCGCCGCCGCGCGTCGATTTCGTCGAGCGCTCGCGCCCGGCCGATCTCGACTACACGCCTCTGGGACCAAAAGTGACGCGACCCGACCTCAAAACCGTTCGCGCCGAAGCCGACGCCATGCAGAAGGAGCTCGAGGCCGCCGCCGCCGCCGCGAGGGCCCGCGCCGCGCGCGTCAAGACGCCCGACGCGCCGACGAAATCGCGCGACGGCGCGGCGAGGCGGCCCTAGAGCGCTATCCGATCCATTGGATCGGATAGCGCTCTAGAATTCTTTCGTTCGAGCGAATTCTGATCGATCGAACGATTCCGCTCCATCGGAAAGCGCTCTAGCTATTTCGAAAGGCTTTCGCGCCATCATCGCCCTTTCGGCCCGAGGCGGCCGCTAGGATTCGTTTCATCCCCGGAGCGCCGAGCGGCGCTTCTCCAGGCAACCCCGAGCGGATCGACGCCCCATGTCGGATTTCCATCGCATCAAGCGCCTTCCCCCTTATGTCTTCGAGCAGGTCAATCGGCTCAAGGCCAAGGCGCGCGCCGCCGGGGCCGACATCATCGACCTCGGCATGGGCAATCCCGATCTTCCCGCGCCGCGCCATGTGATCGAGAAGCTGGTGGAGACCGCCGGCCGCCCGCGCACGGATCGCTATTCGGCGTCCAAGGGCATTGTGGGACTGCGCCGCGCCCAGGCCGGCTATTACGAGCGCCGCTTCGGCGTGAAGCTCGATCCGGAGACGCAGATCGTCGCGACGCTCGGCTCCAAGGAGGGCTTCGCCAATATGGCGCAGGCGATCACCGCGCCGGGCGACGTCGTGCTCGCGCCCAACCCTTCCTATCCCATTCACGCCTTCGGCTTTCTGATGGCCGGCGGCGTCATCCGCTCGGTGCCGGCCGACCCGACGCCGCAGCTGTTCTCCTGGCTGGAGAAGGCGGTCGCGCATTCGATCCCGAAGCCCATCGCCATCGTCGTGTGCTATCCGGCCAATCCGACGGCGACGGTCGCCTCCCTCGATTTCTACGAGGACCTCGTCGCCTTCGCCAAGAAGCACGACATCTTCGTGCTCTCCGACATCGCCTATGCCGAGGTCTATTTCGACGACAATCCGCCGCCGTCAATCCTGCAGGTTCCAGGCGCGATCGACATCGCCGTCGAATTCTCGTCGCTGTCGAAGACCTATTCGATGGCCGGCTGGCGCATCGGCTTCGCGGTCGGCAATGAGCGGCTCTGCGCGGCGCTGGCGCGGGTGAAGAGCTATCTCGACTATGGCGCCTTCACGCCGATCCAGGTCGCCGCGACCGCGGCGCTGAACGGGCCGGACGATTGCATCAAGGAGATGCGCGCCACCTATAAGAAGCGCCGCGACGTGATGGTGGAGAGCTTCGCGCAGGCGGGCTGGCGCATTCCGGCGCCCGACGCCTCGATGTTCGTCTGGGCGCCGATCCCAGAGCGCTTTGCGGGCATGACCAGCCTCGACTTCTCGAAGCTGCTCATCGAGAAGGCCGATGTCGCGGTTGCGCCGGGGGTCGGATTCGGCGAACATGGCGAAGGCTACCTGCGTCTCGCGCTGGTCGAGAACGAGCAGCGCATCCGCCAAGCGGCGCGCAATCTGCGGCGCTTCTTCGAGAGCGCCGATCAGACGCTGCACAATGTGGTGCCGCTGCAGGCGCGTGGGTGAGCCGGTCGTCGCGAGCGGCGACGACCTTTTTCGTCAGGAGCTCATCCCATGCGTTTTGCTCGTCTCATTCTCGTCGCCTCGTTCACTGTCGCCGCCGCCTCGCCGGCTTTCGCCTCCAAGAGCCTCATCGCCAAAGGCAAGGCGATCGCCGCCTCCTATTGCGGCAGCTGTCATGCCGTCGGCCCGCTGGGCGTCAGCCCGCATCCGGACGCGCCGCCCTTCCACGAGATGGTCGGACGCCTCTCGCTCGACAATCTCGAGGACATGTTCAGCGATGCGGTGGAGAGCCATGCGCAAATGGCGCGGGTCGCGCTCTCGCATGGGCAGCTCGAGGCTCTGGCCGGCTATATGGCCACGATGAAGTGACGCGGCGCAGCGCGGCGCCTCGGCCGTCGCGAGAACCTCACAAGACGCCGGACGCGGCCGCGCCCGGCGCGATCTCGAGGGAGCCTGACATGATGCGCCTCGCCGTTGTCCTTCTGGCTATCTTCACCTGCGCCGCGGCGACTGCGGCCGACGAGGCCGCGCGCGGCCGAGCGATCGCCGCCGCCAATTGCAGCCGCTGTCATGCGATCGGCAAGACGGGCAAGAGTCCCAACCCGGCCTCGCCGCCCTTCCGCACGCTCGCCGGCAAATATCCGCTGGAGAATCTCGAGGAGGCGCTGGCCGAGGGCATCGTCGTCGGCCATGGCGGCCTCGAGATGCCGCGCTTCCAATTCTCGCCCGAGCAGATCGACGCTCTGCTGACCTATATCACGTCGATCCAGAGCAAGTGACCGCACGTCCGCCGCGATCCCCGCTTGCTCACCCGGCCCCTCACCTTTTTCCAGAGCATGTCCAACAGCGTCAGCGCGCCCGCTGCGCCCGCGCCAGCAGCGGCATCAGCACGGCGCGCGGGGCGAGACGCCCGGTCAGCACGAAGAATTTGTTGACGAGCCCCGGCACGACGACGCGCCGCCCGGCCGCCAGCGCCTCATAGCCCTGGAGCGCGACCTCGCTCGCCGGCAAGAGCGCCGGCCGCATCGCCATCATCTCGCCGTTGAAATCGAATCCGGCGCGCGCCTGGAATCCCGTGCGCACGGGGCCGGGGCAGAGCGCGGTGACGCGCACGACGCCCTTCAGCTCCTCGGCCAGGGCCTCGCTGAAAGAGCGGACATAGGCCTTGCTGGCGTAATAGACGGCGAAGCCCGGCCCGGGCATGAAGGAGGCGACCGAGGCGACGTTCAATATGCCGCCCCGCGCCGCGACGATCGACGGCAGGAAGCGCAAGGTCAGCGCCGTCAGCGCGCGAATATTGAGATCGACGGATGCGAGCTGCTCGGCGGCGTCGAGCTCGGCGGCGCGGCCGATGAGGCCGAAGCCGGCGTTGTTGACCAGAAACTCCACAGAGCGCCCGGCTTCGGCCAGCGCGGCCTCGAGCCGCTCCGCCGCCCCCTCGGCGCAAAGGTCGAGCGGAACGACGAGCGGCGCCTCGCCGCCGGCGGCGACGATCTCGGCGGCGAGCGTCTCGAGCCGATCGCCGCGACGGGCGACCAGAGTGACATGATGGCCCTTGCGGGCGAAGATGCGGGCGAGCTCGAGCCCGATGCCGTCCGAGGCGCCGGTCACGATCGCGGTTTTGTTCTCGCTCAATCTATCCTCCCGTAATCTGCGTCAGACCAGGCGCCGGGCGAAAAGCGAGCCCGAAGGCTCGCGATCCAGGAGCCGCGCTTGGACCGCGAGCCTTCAGGCTCGCTCTCGAGGGACGTCATATTGGCTGACGCGAGCCGCTATTTCCCCCACGGCCCGGGCTGGATCGGCCGCGAGGCGTCCTTGGCCGCCTGCCGCAGCTCCACCCGGTCGCGCGTCGAGACGCCGAGCAATTCGGCGACGCGCCAGATCACATTTTCCTCGAATTCGTGAATCTCGCCGTCGGCATAGGCCATTTCCCACAACATGGAGATGACGGCGCGGCGGCCGTCCTCATCCAGCGTGCGCTTCAGCACGCTGGTGAAGCGGTAGAGATCGACGGCCTCGCGCTCGCTCTCGGCGGCGGCGGCGATGAGCGCGCCGGCCTCGGCGGAATCGAGCCCGAAGCGGGTCTCGACGAGCCGATGCAGCGCCCGCTGCTCACCGGCGTCATAGACGCCGTCGATCGAGGCGAGATGCACCAGCAGGGCCGCGGCGGCGAGCCGATAGTCCGACGCTTCGAACGGCCGCGGGCGCGCCGGCGCGCCGGAGATTTCGTCGAGAAAGGCGCGAAAGGCGGCGAGCATCGGATCTCCGTGGTCGGGGGCGTGATATCCGTATAAAGCGCGCGGGCCGCGCTGCCCAGAGGGAGGAACGGGCGCCTCTGGCCGGAATATTGCTGCGCATGATCCCTAGCCCAGGCTGGCGTTTGCGGCGCGCCGCGGCCATATTCCATTCATTCCGCTTCTTTGGAGAGTCGCATGCAGCAGACCGCCGATGTCGTCGTGCTCGGAGCGGGAATGGTCGGGGTGTCGGCCGCGCTGCATCTGCAGGCGCGCGGCCGCGACGCGGCGCTGGTCGACCGGCACGGAGCCGCCGGGCTCGAGACGAGCTTCGGCAACGCCGGGCTCATCGAGCGCGCCTCGATCTTCCCTTATCTCTTCCCGCGCGACCTCAGCGATCTCTTCCGCTATGCGCTCAACCTCTCGCCGCAGGCGCATTATCATTTTTCCGCTCTGCCCGCCGTCGCGCCCTGGCTGTGGCGCTATTTTCGCGAGAGCGCGCCGGATCGCGCCATGCGCCACGCGCACGACGCGCTGCCGCTGGTCGAGCGCTGCCTCGAGGAGCATGACGCGCTGATCCAGCTCTCTGGAGCCGGCGACATCGTCCGGCGCATCGGCTGGATCAAGCTCTATCGCAGCGAGAAGACGCTCGCCAAGGGCATAGCCGACGCCGAAAAGCTGCGCAGCTTCTCCCTGCGCATCGAGACGCTGGACGCCGACGCTCTGGCCGCGCTCGAGCCCGATCTCGCGCCGGTGAAGGGCGCCGTGCATTTCCTCGACACCGCCTCCGTGGCCGATCCGAGCGCGGTGGCCCAGGCCTATGCGGAGCTGTTTCAGCGGCGCGGGGGCCGCTTCCTCGCCGGAGACGTGCGCGCCCTGCAGCAGACCCGCGACGGGCGCTGGAGCGTGCCGACGCATGACGGAGCGCTGATTGCGCGCGACATCGTCG
The sequence above is a segment of the Methylosinus trichosporium OB3b genome. Coding sequences within it:
- a CDS encoding NAD(P)/FAD-dependent oxidoreductase; amino-acid sequence: MQQTADVVVLGAGMVGVSAALHLQARGRDAALVDRHGAAGLETSFGNAGLIERASIFPYLFPRDLSDLFRYALNLSPQAHYHFSALPAVAPWLWRYFRESAPDRAMRHAHDALPLVERCLEEHDALIQLSGAGDIVRRIGWIKLYRSEKTLAKGIADAEKLRSFSLRIETLDADALAALEPDLAPVKGAVHFLDTASVADPSAVAQAYAELFQRRGGRFLAGDVRALQQTRDGRWSVPTHDGALIARDIVVALGPWSDQIFRPLGYDLPFAVKRGYHMHYGVADGARLSHPVLDADNGYVLAPMTRGVRLTTGAEFARRDAPPTPVQVDRDEQLARTLFPIAERLDPKPWMGCRPCFPDMLPIIGKAPRHEGLWFDFGHQHHGFTLGPVSGRLLAEMMTGEEPFTDPAPYRVERF
- a CDS encoding LL-diaminopimelate aminotransferase, giving the protein MSDFHRIKRLPPYVFEQVNRLKAKARAAGADIIDLGMGNPDLPAPRHVIEKLVETAGRPRTDRYSASKGIVGLRRAQAGYYERRFGVKLDPETQIVATLGSKEGFANMAQAITAPGDVVLAPNPSYPIHAFGFLMAGGVIRSVPADPTPQLFSWLEKAVAHSIPKPIAIVVCYPANPTATVASLDFYEDLVAFAKKHDIFVLSDIAYAEVYFDDNPPPSILQVPGAIDIAVEFSSLSKTYSMAGWRIGFAVGNERLCAALARVKSYLDYGAFTPIQVAATAALNGPDDCIKEMRATYKKRRDVMVESFAQAGWRIPAPDASMFVWAPIPERFAGMTSLDFSKLLIEKADVAVAPGVGFGEHGEGYLRLALVENEQRIRQAARNLRRFFESADQTLHNVVPLQARG
- a CDS encoding SDR family NAD(P)-dependent oxidoreductase gives rise to the protein MSENKTAIVTGASDGIGLELARIFARKGHHVTLVARRGDRLETLAAEIVAAGGEAPLVVPLDLCAEGAAERLEAALAEAGRSVEFLVNNAGFGLIGRAAELDAAEQLASVDLNIRALTALTLRFLPSIVAARGGILNVASVASFMPGPGFAVYYASKAYVRSFSEALAEELKGVVRVTALCPGPVRTGFQARAGFDFNGEMMAMRPALLPASEVALQGYEALAAGRRVVVPGLVNKFFVLTGRLAPRAVLMPLLARAQRAR
- a CDS encoding c-type cytochrome → MMRLAVVLLAIFTCAAATAADEAARGRAIAAANCSRCHAIGKTGKSPNPASPPFRTLAGKYPLENLEEALAEGIVVGHGGLEMPRFQFSPEQIDALLTYITSIQSK
- a CDS encoding TerB family tellurite resistance protein, which encodes MLAAFRAFLDEISGAPARPRPFEASDYRLAAAALLVHLASIDGVYDAGEQRALHRLVETRFGLDSAEAGALIAAAAESEREAVDLYRFTSVLKRTLDEDGRRAVISMLWEMAYADGEIHEFEENVIWRVAELLGVSTRDRVELRQAAKDASRPIQPGPWGK
- a CDS encoding c-type cytochrome, whose translation is MRFARLILVASFTVAAASPAFASKSLIAKGKAIAASYCGSCHAVGPLGVSPHPDAPPFHEMVGRLSLDNLEDMFSDAVESHAQMARVALSHGQLEALAGYMATMK